From the genome of Argentina anserina chromosome 4, drPotAnse1.1, whole genome shotgun sequence, one region includes:
- the LOC126792906 gene encoding glutamate--glyoxylate aminotransferase 2, with amino-acid sequence MPPKALDYESLNENVKKVQYAVRGELYLRASELQKEGKKIIFTNVGNPHALGQKPLTFPRQVVALCQAPFLLDDPNVGLLFPADAISRAKHYLSVTSGGLGAYSDSRGIPAIRKEVAEFIERRDGYPSDPELIYLTDGASKGVMQILNAIIRGEGDGVLVPVPQYPLYSAAIQLFGGSLVPYYLEETANWGLDVANLRQSVITARSKGISVRAMVIINPGNPTGQCLSEANLREIINFCIQESLVLLGDEVYQQNVYQDERPFISAKKVLMGMGPFISKELQLVSFHTVSKGYWGECGQRGGYLEMTNIPPETVDEIYKVASVALSPNVPAQIFMGLMVNPPKPGDISYDQFVRESKGILESLRRRARLMTDGFNSCRNVVCNFTEGAMYSFPQIRLPPRAIQAAKSAGKVPDVFYCLKLLEATGISTVPGSGFGQKDGVFHLRTTILPAEEDMPAIMDSFKKFNNEFMEQYEDDRGYSRM; translated from the exons ATGCCACCAAAGGCATTGGACTATGAGTCACTGAATGAGAATGTGAAGAAGGTTCAGTATGCTGTTAGAGGGGAGTTGTATCTTCGAGCTTCTGAGCTTCAGAAGGAAGGAAAGAAG ATCATTTTCACTAATGTTGGGAATCCTCATGCTCTGGGACAGAAGCCCCTAACTTTTCCCCGCCAG GTGGTTGCTTTATGTCAAGCTCCATTTTTATTAGATGACCCCAATGTAGGACTGCTCTTCCCAGCTGATGCAATTTCCAGAGCTAAACATTACCTCTCAGTTACTTCTGGTGGTCTAG GTGCTTACAGTGATTCTCGAGGAATTCCCGCAATTAGAAAGGAAGTAGCAGAATTCATTGAACGACGTGATGGTTATCCAAG TGACCCAGAGCTCATATATCTCACTGATGGTGCCAGTAAAGGTGTAATGCAGATCCTAAATGCCATTATCCGTGGTGAAGGGGATGGG GTTTTGGTTCCAGTTCCACAATACCCTCTTTACTCAGCTGCAATACAACTATTTGGTGGTTCTCTTGTTCCATATTACCTGGAAGAAACTGCGAACTGGGGTCTTGATGTTGCTAATCTTCGCCAGTCAGTTATAACGGCTCGCTCCAAAGGAATCAGT GTGAGAGCAATGGTGATTATAAACCCTGGTAACCCTACTGGTCAGTGTCTTAGTGAAGCTAACTTAAGAGAGATAATTAACTTCTGTATCCAAGAAAGCCTGGTCTTGCTTGGTGATGAAGTTTATCAGCAGAATGTATACCAGGATGAGCGCCCCTTTATTAGTGCTAAAAAG GTGTTGATGGGCATGGGGCCATTCATAAGCAAGGAGCTCCAGCTTGTTTCTTTCCACACTGTGTCCAAAGGATATTGGGGTGAATGTGGACAGCGTGGTGGATACTTGGAGATGACAAACATTCCTCCCGAG ACAGTTGATGAGATATATAAGGTTGCATCAGTGGCACTCAGTCCAAATGTTCCTGCACAAATATTT ATGGGGCTTATGGTCAACCCTCCCAAACCTGGAGATATTTCTTATGACCAGTTTGTTAGGGAAAG CAAAGGAATCCTTGAATCTCTAAGGAGAAGAGCACGCTTAATGACTGATGGATTTAACAGCTGCAGAAACGTAGTTTGTAATTTCACCGAAG GTGCCATGTATTCCTTTCCTCAAATACGCTTGCCGCCGAGGGCAATACAGGCTGCTAAAAGCGCTGGAAAAGTTCCTGATGTATTTTACTGTCTCAAGCTTTTGGAAGCCACAGGCATTTCCACTGTTCCTGGTTCAGGATTTGGACAGAAAGATGG GGTCTTCCACTTGAGGACGACCATCTTACCAGCTGAGGAAGACATGCCTGCAATCATGGACAGTTTCAAGAAGTTCAACAACGAGTTCATGGAGCAATATGAAGATGACAGAGGCTATTCAAGGATGTAA
- the LOC126791615 gene encoding cyclin-dependent protein kinase inhibitor SMR6-like: MGFSGDLGLDSDPKKWVIAGISLRAPLQPIYTNPVTEITEGNHGVEGEDQCGSTTPTAAEARIPTRLACPPPPRKRKSAAASKCNYGSVREFFTPPDLESVFIRRHVERAN, from the coding sequence ATGGGCTTTTCAGGCGACTTAGGCTTGGATTCCGACCCCAAGAAATGGGTCATTGCCGGAATCTCGTTACGGGCTCCGTTACAGCCTATATACACCAACCCGGTAACGGAGATCACGGAAGGGAACCACGGCGTGGAAGGAGAAGATCAGTGTGGTTCGACGACTCCTACAGCTGCAGAAGCCAGAATTCCTACCAGGCTGGCGTGTCCGCCTCCGCCGAGGAAGAGGAAGTCGGCGGCGGCTTCGAAATGTAACTACGGTAGTGTCAGAGAGTTCTTCACTCCTCCCGACTTGGAAAGCGTCTTCATACGCCGACATGTCGAGAGGGCTAATTGA